Proteins encoded within one genomic window of Bemisia tabaci chromosome 2, PGI_BMITA_v3:
- the LOC140223742 gene encoding spectrin alpha chain-like (The sequence of the model RefSeq protein was modified relative to this genomic sequence to represent the inferred CDS: added 246 bases not found in genome assembly) produces the protein MDQITPKEVKILETADDIQERREQVLSRYGDFKAEARRKRAKLEDSRRFQYFKRDADELESWIYEKLQAASDESYKDPTNLQAKIQKHQAFEAEVSAHSNAIVTLDNTGTEMINENHFESETIRKKLDELHRLWELLLSKLAEKGMKLQQALVLVQFLRQCDEVMFWINDKETFVTTDEFGHDLEHVEVLQRKFDEFQKDMASQEYRVTEVNELADKLVLEGHPERDTILRRKEELIEAWSRLKQLALMRQEKLFGAHEIQRFNRDADETVTWITEKDVVLSSDDFGRDLATVQTLQRKHEGVERDLAALEDKVSTLGQEADRLCGIHADHSEQIQAKRSEIQSYWERLTAKSKERRSKLDESYYLHRFLADYRDLTSWINDMKAIIAADELAKDVAGAEALLERHQEHKAKIDAREDSFRSTAESGQLLLERNHYAAEDVKEKLVCLASEKTSLMQLWEERRVHYEQCYDLQLFYRDAEQADTWTAKQEAFLANTDLGDSLDSVEALMKKHEDFEKSLAAQEDKIKALDDFADKLIDGNHYAVEDVEHRRSMLLQRRKKLLDDAAKRREMLSYSFCLQQFERDCDETKGWINEKLKFATDDSYLDPTNINGKVQKHQNFEQELNANKSRMEEITTAGQNYINAKHYASDRIQARMDEIVQLWETLVAATDKKGSKLQEASQQQQFNRTVEDIELWLSEIEGQLLSEDYGKDLTSVQNLQKKHALLEADVGSHQDRIEGIRIAANQFIERGHFDADNIHAKQTAVCDRYANLQKPMAIRKQRLQESLQVQQLFRDVEDEEAWIREKEPIAASTNRGRDLIGVQNLIKKHQAVLAEIHNHESRIDAVKQDAEKMIADNHFAADEIKNRIANLDQHWSQLKDKALQRKQDLEDSLQAHQYFADANEAESWIKEKEPIVCNQDYGKDEDSSEALLKKHEALMSDLEAFGNTILSLREQAQACRQQETPVIDVAGKEYVVALYDYTEKSPREVSMKKGDILTLLNSTKKDWWKVEVNDRQGFIPAAYVKKIEAGLTASQQNLADSSSISARQNQIETEYDHLLALARERQNKLNETVKAYVLVREAAELAAWIKDKENHAPVQDVIETVDLEQVEVMQKKFDDFQTDLKANEVRLAEMNEIAMQLMSLGQTEAALKIQTQLQDLNQKWTSLQQVTQERATQLGSAHEVQRFHRDVDETKDWIQEKEEALSNEDLGKDLRSVQALQRKHEGLERDLAALGDKIRQLDETANRLMQTHPETAEQTYAKQREINEEWTQLTARANSRKEKLLDSYDLQRFLSDYRDLMSWIGSMMGLVSSDELASDITGAEALLERHGSLRAEIDAHYGLPQEHRTEIDARAGTFQAFEMFGQQLLQSGHYASVEIQEKLESMAEARQELEKAWVARHLQLDQCLELQWFNRDCELAENWMAAREAFLAADEVDSKGDNVETLIKKHEDFDKAVNAHEEKIADVQRFADRLIAAEHYAAVPINDKREQVLERWQHLKEALFKKRFKLGESQTLQQFSRDADELENWIAEKLQLATEESYKDPANIQSKHQKHQAFEAELAANADRIQSVLAVGQNLIDKHQCAGSEEAVQVISSWQKGSVNFLILSERLFILVITDGDEKFCQK, from the exons GCTaaaattcaaaagcatcaaGCCTTTGAAGCTGAAGTGTCTGCTCACAGCAATGCGATTGTAACACTTGACAACACAGGGACAGAAATGATCAATGAGAATCACTTTGAGTCCGAAACCATCCGTAAGAAGCTAG ATGAACTGCACCGTCTTTGGGAACTTTTGTTGTCAAAGTTAGCGGAGAAAGGAATGAAGTTACAACAAGCTTTAGTGCTGGTCCAGTTCTTACGACAGTGCGATGAGGTCATGTTCTGGATCAATGACAAG GAAACTTTTGTGACAACCGATGAATTTGGGCATGACCTGGAACATGTTGAAGTATTGCAAcgtaaatttgatgaattccaaAAAGACATGGCTTCGCAGGAGTATCGTGTTACAGAAGTGAACGAACTTGCTGACAAACTTGTGTTGGAAGGTCATCCAGAACGTGACACTATTCTGCGTCGCAAAGAG GAACTCATCGAGGCTTGGAGTCGTTTAAAACAACTCGCTCTGATGAGACAAGAGAAGCTGTTTGGAGCCCATGAGATCCAGCGATTCAATCGAGATGCCGACGAAACAGTGACTTGGATCACTGAAAAAGATGTTGTCCTCTCATCAGATGATTTCGGTCGCGACCTTGCCACAGTTCAAACCCTTCAACGCAAACATGAAGGAGTAGAAAGGGATTTGGCAGCTCTTGAGGACAAAGTCTCCACTTTAGGACAAGAGGCTGATCGTTTGTGTGGTATCCATGCCGATCACAGCGAGCAGATCCAGGCCAAACGCAGTGAAATTCAATCTTATTGGGAACGTCTTACTGCAAAATCCAAG gaGAGGCGCTCAAAACTTGATGAATCATATTATCTGCACCGATTCCTGGCTGACTATCGAGATTTGACATCATGGATCAATGATATGAAAGCAATTATTGCAGCTGATGAATTGGCCAAAGATGTTGCAGGCGCAGAAGCTTTGTTAGAGCGCCACCAGGAACACAAGGCaa AAATTGATGCGCGTGAAGATAGTTTCCGATCTACAGCTGAATCTGGGCAGCTCTTGCTAGAACGTAACCATTACGCAGCTGAGGATGTGAAGGAGAAACTTGTGTGTTTGGCCTCTGAGAAAACATCATTGATGCAACTGTGGGAGGAACGTCGTGTTCACTACGAGCAATGCTACGACCTGCAATTGTTTTACCGAGATGCCGAACAAGCTGACACTTGGACTGCTAAACAAGAG gCTTTCTTGGCAAACACAGATCTTGGAGACTCCTTGGATAGTGTAGAGGCATTGATGAAGAAGCATGAAGACTTTGAAAAATCGTTGGCAGCCCAAGAAGACAAAATCAAGGCTCTAGATGATTTTGCTGACAAATTAATTGACGGAAATCACTATGCTGTTGAAGACGTAGAGCATCGTCGATCAATG CTTTTGCAACGGCGGAAGAAACTTCTTGATGATGCTGCCAAGCGACGGGAGATGCTCAGTTACTCTTTCTGTCTTCAGCAGTTTGAAAGAGATTGCGATGAGACAAAAGGGTGGATTAATGAGAAACTTAAGTTTGCTACAGATGACAGTTATTTG GACCCCACAAACATAAATGGCAAAGTTCAGAAGCATCAGAATTTCGAACAGGAATTGAATGCCAACAAATCAAGAATGGAAGAAATCACCACAGCCGGCCAGAACTATATCAATGCCAAGCATTATGCATCAg ATCGCATACAAGCTCGCATGGATGAGATCGTCCAACTTTGGGAAACGCTAGTTGCAGCAACGGACAAAAAAGGCTCGAAACTTCAAGAAGCCTCACAACAACAGCAGTTCAACCGCACTGTGGAGGATATCGAACTGTGGTTGTCTGAAATTGAAGGTCAGCTGTTGAGTGAAGATTATGGCAAA GATTTAACAAGTGTGCAAAATCTACAAAAGAAGCATGCTCTCCTGGAAGCAGATGTTGGTTCTCATCAAGACAGAATTGAGGGGATCCGTATCGCTGCCAATCAGTTCATCGAACGAGGTCATTTCGACGCTGATAACATCCATGCTAAGCag ACTGCCGTCTGCGATAGATATGCAAATCTCCAGAAGCCCATGGCCATTCGTAAGCAAAGGCTTCAAGAATCGTTGCAAGTGCAACAACTTTTCAGAGACGTCGAGGATGAAGAAGCTTGGATCAGAGAGAAAGAGCCTATTGCAGCCTCAACAAACAGAG GTCGAGACCTCATTGGTGTCCAAAATCTGATCAAGAAACATCAAGCTGTTTTGGCTGAAATCCACAATCATGAAAGTAGAATTGACGCTGTGAAACAAGATGCCGAGAAAATGATCGCTGACAATCACTTTGCTGCAGATGAAATCAAGAACAGAATTGCCAATCTCGACCAGCATTGGTCTCAGCTGAAGGATAAAGCATTACAG CGCAAACAAGACCTTGAAGATTCTCTCCAAGCTCATCAGTACTTTGCTGATGCAAATGAAGCAGAATCCTGGATCAAAGAGAAAGAGCCAATCGTTTGCAATCAAGATTACGGAAAAGATGAAGACTCTTCTGAAGCTTTATTGAAGAAACATGAGGCTTTAATGTCTGATTTGGAAGCTTTCGGAAACACTATTCTCAGTCTCCGCGAGCAGGCACAAGCTTGCCGT CAACAGGAAACCCCGGTAATTGATGTTGCCGGAAAAGAGTATGTGGTTGCCTTGTATGATTACACTGAAAAATCTCCTCGTGAAGTATCTATGAAGAAAGGCGACATACTTACTTTACTAAACTCCACAAAGAAG GACTGGTGGAAAGTTGAAGTCAACGATCGTCAAGGATTCATCCCTGCAGCTTATGTTAAGAAAATCGAGGCTGGGCTGACTGCTTCCCAACAGAACCTTGCAGACAGCAGTTCCATCTCTGCTCGTCAAAACCAGATTGAAACGGAATATGATCACTTACTGGCATTGGCCCGTGAGCGTCAGAACAAGCTTAATGAGACTGTCAAGGCTTACGTTTTAGTTCGTGAAGCTGCAGAATTGGCTGCTTGGATCAAGGATAAG gaaaatcaTGCTCCTGTTCAAGATGTCATTGAAACAGTTGATCTGGAACAAGTTGAGGTAATGCAAaagaaatttgatgatttcCAAACCGACCTCAAAGCGAACGAAGTTCGTCTTGCTGAAATGAATGAAATCGCTATGCAGCTCATGTCCCTTGGCCAAACTGAAGCTGCCCTAAAAATTCAAACTCAGTTGCAG GATTTGAATCAAAAATGGACTTCTCTGCAACAAGTGACCCAAGAACGAGCCACTCAGCTTGGGTCCGCCCATGAGGTTCAAAGATTCCACAGGGATGTTGATGAAACGAAAGATTGGAtccaagaaaaagaagaggctCTCAGCAACGAAGATCTTGGTAAAGATCTCCGCAGTGTCCAGGCATTGCAAAGGAAGCATGAAGGGCTAGAACGAGACTTAGCTGCATTAGGAGACAAG ATTCGTCAACTGGATGAAACTGCGAACAGATTAATGCAAACCCATCCTGAGACTGCCGAACAAACTTACGCCAAACAAAGAGAAATCAATGAAGAATGGACTCAGCTGACCGCCCGAGCCAACAGCCGAAAGGAAAAACTCCTCGATTCGTATGATTTGCAGCGTTTCTTATCTGATTATCGCGACTTGATGTCATGGATTGGCTCCATGATGGGACTTGTCTCCAGCGATGAGTTGGCATCAGACATAACTGGAGCTGAAGCTCTTCTCGAACGACATGGG AGTCTACGAGCTGAGATTGATGCTCATTATGGGCTTCCGCAG GAACATCGTACGGAGATTGATGCAAGGGCTGGAACATTCCAAGCATTCGAAATGTTTGGACAGCAACTTCTGCAGTCTGGCCATTACGCAAGTGTCGAGATCCAAGAAAAGCTGGAAAGCATGGCTGAGGCTCGTCAAGAATTGGAAAA AGCATGGGTTGCCCGACACCTGCAACTGGATCAATGTCTGGAACTGCAGTGGTTCAACCGTGACTGTGAATTGGCCGAGAATTGGATGGCAGCTCGTGAAGCTTTCTTGGCCGCTGATGAGGTTGATTCAAAGGGTGACAACGTGGaaactttgatcaaaaaacacgAAGATTTCGACAAAGCTGTCAATGCTCACGAAGAAAAGATTGCTGACGTACAAAGATTTGCTGATCGCTTGATTGCTGCTGAGCATTACGCTGCGGTTCCTATCAATGACAAGAGAGAGCAAGTGTTAGAACGTTGGCAGCATCTCAAAGAAGCGCTCTTCAAGAAACGATTCAAGCTTGGCGAATCGCAGACCCTTCAGCAGTTCAGCCGTGATGCTGATGAATTGGAAAATTGGATCGCAGAAAAACTACAGCTGGCAACTGAAGAAAGTTACAAG GATCCTGCCAATATTCAGTCAAAACACCAGAAGCACCAAGCATTTGAAGCTGAGCTTGCTGCTAATGCTGACCGAATTCAAAGTGTTCTTGCTGTTGGACAGAATCTCATTGACAAGCACCAATGCGCTGGATCCGAAGAAGCTGTCCAGGTAATTTCCTCTTGGCAAAAAGGAAGTGttaattttcttattctttCAGAAAGGCTTTTTATCCTTGTGATAACTGACGGAGACGAGaagttttgtcaaaaataa